The DNA region CCGATCATCTGAGCCTGCTGGCGGCGCCCGCGACGCTCGACAAGGTCTACGATTTCGGCGCCGACGCGTTCGATGCGATCTTCGACACGCTGCGCACCACGATGCCCTGCATCGTGCTCGACGTGCCCCACCAATGGTCGGGCTGGACCAAGCGCGCGCTGATCGCGGCGGACGACATCCTGATCGTGGCGGCGCCCGATCTCGCCAATCTGCGCAACGCCAAGAACATGTTCGACCTGCTGAAAGCGGCCCGGCCGAACGACCGCGCGCCGCTGTACTGCCTGAACCAGGTCGGGGTGCCTAAGCGTCCGGAGATCGCAGCCGCCGAGTTCGCCAAGGCGATCGAGAGCCAGCCGATCGCCACCATCCCGTTCGACCCGCAGATCTTCGGCTCGGCCGCCAACAACGGCCAGATGATCGCCGAGATCTCGGCCAATCACCGCGCGGTCGAGATGTTCCTGCAAATGGCGCAGCGGCTGACAGGCCGCGGCGAGACCAAGAAGCCGAGGGGGTCGTTCCTGTCGCCCCTGCTCGAAAAGTTGCGGTCCAAATAATGGCCCGCGTGGAGTCAAGACGTCGTGTTTGGTAAGCGTAGCGGAAACGATGTGGACGTGCGGGCACCCAAGCCCGCGTATCAGGCGCCGGAACCTGCCGGAGCGCCGGCCATGCCGCGCGAAACCGCGCCACCGGTGATGCAGCCGTCGCCGCCGCTTGCGCCCGCGAAGCCGCCGGTGGCCCCGACCATCGAAACCCGCCGCTCCGACAACTACTACCAGGTCAAGGCGACCATCTTCGGCGCCCTGATCGAGGCGATCGATCTCGCCCAGCTCGCCAAGCTGGATAGCGAGTCCGCGCGCGAGGAAATTCGCGACATCGTCAACGAGATCATCGCGATCAAGAACATCGTGATGTCGATCGCCGAGCAGGAAGAGCTGCTCGACGACATCTGCAACGACGTGCTCGGCTACGGCCCGCTGGAACCCTTGCTGTCGCGCGACGACATCGCCGACATCATGGTCAACGGCGCCGGCACCGTGTTCATCGAAGTCGCGGGCAAGATCCAGCGCACCGGCATCCGCTTCCGCGACAACCAGCAGCTGCTCAACATCTGCCAGCGCATCGTCAGCCAGGTCGGCCGGCGCGTCGACGAATCCTCACCGATCTGCGACGCCCGCCTCGCCGACGGCTCCCGCGTCAACGCCATCGTGCCGCCGCTGGCGATCGACGGGCCCGCACTCACCATCCGCAAATTCAAGAAGGACAAGCTGACGCTGGATCAGCTGGTCAAGTTCGGCGCGATCTCGCCGGAAGGCGCGGCCATCCTGCAGATCATCGGCCGCGTCCGCTGCAACGTCCTGATCTCGGGCGGCACCGGCTCGGGCAAGACCACGCTGTTGAACTGCCTGACCAACTACATCGAACACGACGAGCGCGTCATCACCTGCGAGGACGCCGCCGAACTCCAGCTGCAGCAGCCCCATGTGGTGCGGCTGGAAACCCGGCCGCCGAACATCGAGGGCGAAGGCCAGGTCACGATGCGCGAACTGGTGCGCAACTGCCTGCGTATGCGCCCCGAACGCATCATCGTCGGCGAAGTCCGCGGACCCGAGGCGTTCGACCTGTTGCAGGCGATGAACACCGGCCATGACGGCTCGATGGGCACGCTGCACGCCAACAACCCGCGTGAAGCGCTGTCGCGCTGCGAATCCATGATCACGATGGGCGGCTTCTCGCTGCCGTCGCGCACGATCCGCGAGATGATCTGCGCCTCGATCGACGTCATCGTCCAGGCCGCGCGCCTGCGCGACGGCTCCCGCCGTATCACGCACATCACCGAGGTGATGGGCATGGAAGGCGATACCATCATCACCCAGGATGTCTTCCTGTACGACATGATCGGCGAAGACGCCAACGGCAAGATCATCGGCAAGCACCGTTCGACCGGCATCGGCCGGCCGAAATTCTGGGAGCGTGCCCGCTATTACAATGAAGAGAAGCGGCTCGCGGCGGCACTCGATGCCTCCGAAGCACCGCCGCCGGCTTAAGGGAGCGCCCGATGCAGATGCAAACCCTTGCCCTCGCGTTTCTCGCCGCCACGACCGTGGGCGGCCTCGCCTGGGTTTTCCTCTACCCTTATCTCTCCGGCGAGAAGAAGGCCGAGACCCGCCGCGCCTCGGTGGCGCGCAGCGAGCCGGCGGCCGCCCGAGGCTCCGATCGCTCCCTGCGCTCGCGCCGCGAGCAGGTCGAGGGTTCGCTGAAGGAGCTCGAGGCGCGCGCCGCAAAGGACAAGAAGATTCCGCTCGGCCTGCGTATCTCGCAGGCCGGGCTGGAATGGTCGGAGCAGAAATTCTGGATCATCTCGGGCGTGCTCGGGCTGTTGGGATTCGGCATCGCCTTCGTGGTCGGCGGCGGCCTGCTCGGCGCGGTCGGCATCGGCTTTGCCATGGGCCTGGGAGCACCGCGCTGGCTGCTCGGCTTCCTGAAAAAGCGGCGGGAAAAGGCCTTCCTGAAGGCGCTGCCCGACGCCGTCGACGTCATCGTGCGCGGCATCAAGGCCGGCCTGCCGCTGTTCGAATCCATCAAGGTGGTCGTCGCCGACGCGCCGGATCCGCTGCGGAGCGAGTTCCGCACGATCATCGAGACCCAGGCGATCGGCATGCCGCTCGGCGAGGCCTGCACGCGGCTCTACGAGCGCATGCCGCTGCCGGAAGCCAACTTCTTCGGCATCGTGATCGCGATCCAGCAGAAATCCGGCGGCAACCTCTCGGAAGCGCTCGGCAACCTCTCCAAGGTGCTGCGCGACCGCAAGAAGATGGCCGAGAAGATCAAGGCGATGTCGACCGAAGCGAAGGCCTCCGCCGCCATCATCGGCTCGCTGCCGCCGATCGTGATGATCCTCGTGTTCCTCACCACGCCCGACTACATCACGCTGCTGTGGACCAATTCGATGGGCCAATTGATGCTGGTCGCCTGCGCGGTCTGGATGACGATCGGCATCATGGTGATGAAGAAGATGATCAACTTCGATTTCTGACGGTGCGGCATGATTGATTTCCTTATCGCCAAGATCCACGACGTCAGGTTCATGACCATGCTGCTCGCCTTCTTCGCGGCAAGCGCAACGGTCTATACGCTGGTGATGCCGCTGCTCGCCGGCGGCGATCTCAACAAGCGCATGAAGGCGGTCGCCAGCGAGCGCGAACGCATCCGGCAGCGCGAGCGCGAGCGGCTCGCCAAGAACGAGAAGGTGACGCTGCGGCAGACGCCGAAGCAGGTCGTCTCCAAGGTGGTCGACGACCTCAACCTCACCAAATGGCTCGCTCAGGAAGCCGCGCTCGAGAAGCTGGTGATGGCGGGCTATCGCGGCCACGCCCCCTACGTCACCTTCCTGTTCGCGCGCGCGGTAACGCCGATCGTGATGCTGATCGCCGCCATCGTCTATACGTTCTTCATCGCAGGCGCGAACTGGTCGCTGATGCTCAAGGTCGGCATCTGCGTCGGCGCGGCCTATGCCGGCCTGCAAGCGCCGATGCTGTTCCTGAAGAACGCCATCAGCAAGCGCCAGCTCCAGATCAAGCGCGCTTTCCCGGACTCGCTCGACTTGCTGCTGATCTGCATCGAGTCGGGCATGTCGGTCGAAGTCGCCTTCCGCAAGGTGGCCAATGAGATCGCCGGGCAATCGATCGCGCTGTCGGAGGAGTTCGCGCTGACCACCGCGGAATTGTCCTACCTGCAGGACCGCAAGTCGGCCTACGAGAACCTGGCGCGCCGCACCGGGCTCGAGGGCGTCAAGTCGGTGTGCATGGCGCTGCAGCAGTCCGAACGCTATGGCACGCCGCTCGGCCAGAGCCTGCGCGTGATGGCGCAGGAAAACCGCGACATGCGGATGAACGAGGCCGAGAAGAAGGCGGCCGCGCTGCCGCCCAAGCTGACCGTGCCGATGATCCTGTTCTTCCTGCCCTGCTTGTTCATTGTCATCCTCGGGCCGTCCTACATCAAGATCGCGACCATGCATTGAGCCGCGCGGCGGCCGCGATCTGCTCCTTCCCCCTGAAAGGGGGAAGGTCGGGATGGAGGTCAAGCCACGGGCGATGCTCTATGCCGAGAGAGCAGATCCCCACCCGCTTTGCTCTCACGAGCAAAGCGACCTCCCCTTTTCAAGGGGGGTGCAGTCCAAAATCATCCGAGTATTGCTTAATCGCCCTTCGCGACCACCGGCGCGGCGCGCGAGGCCGTGTGTGGGCCGCTCTTGCCGCGCAGCATGTCCCTGAGATAGGCGACATTGGCCGCGGCCTCGTCTGCCGGAAGGTCGGCCTTGACGATGGTTTCCGCTTCCGCGAAGCGGCCCTGCAGACCGACGACGAGCGCGAGATTCTGCCGGATCCTGGCGTCGGCGCGGGCGCTGGCATAGGCGCGGCGCAGCGTCTCCTCGGCCTTCGGCAGTTCCTTGGTCAGCATGTAGGAGAGGCCGAGATTGGACAGCACCGACGGCTCGTCCGGCGCGATCCGCAGCGCGCTTTCGTAATAATTGCGGGCCTCCTCGTGCCGGCCCATCTTGTCGAGCGTGGTGCCCTGCACCGACAGGATGCGCCAGTCCGGATTGTCAGGGCTGTGGGCGCGGCTCAGCACGTCGAAGGCGGCCTGCGAATTGCCGTTGTCGGCGAGCGCACGGCCATAGGCCGCGAGCAGCGGCCGATTGCCGGGGCTCGCCAGCGTCGCCTGCTCGAGCACGGCGCAGGCCTGCTGCCGCTGGCCGATATTGCGCAATGCCTGGCCATAGGCGATCGCGGCATCGACGTCCTTGGGATTCTTGCGGTAGCGCTCGCTGTAGAATTCGACGGCGCGGCGCGGATCGTCCGGCGCCTGCTCGGCCTTGGAGGAGACCAAAGAGCCCGTCACGTCGGACATGGTCTGGCAACCGCCCAGTCCTGCACCCAGGACCGCCACGAGGGCCGCGGAAGCGAGATGCCGGGCGAGAGGCCGGGCCAGCTTGGACTGTCGACGCATGGCACTTTGACTCACGAAATCAGGCGAATGGATCGAGCCGAACGCGCCAGCAATAGACTGTTAACCCTAACGTCTGGTTAATTGGCGTGTCCGGCGCCACCCGGTTCCAGCGGAGCAGCGAAGCACGGCCGCGCTATCGCCCACTGCCAAAGCCGTGTTAGTTGCGACCAGCAAGGCCAGAACAGCCGAGAGCCGCATGTCATCCATCTTCGCGACCGCCGCCACCGCCGCCATCCCGATCACCTTCGTTACCGAGGCGACCTGGGATGCGATCCGCGACGAGCTGCCGCCACTTGCGCGGCAGTTCGCCGAGGCCAACGGTTTTGCGGCGAAGCCGGGCAAGGTTCTCGCCTTGCCGGCGGCTGACGGCCGCATCGCGCAGGTGCTGTTCGCGCTCGAGGACGAGACCAGCAAGGCGCGCGATCCGTTCCGGCCCGGCGCGCTGCCCGGCCTGCTGCCGCCCGGCGTCTACCGCTTCGCCAATGCGCCGCACGAACCGCGACTCGCGGCACTCGGCTTCGCGCTCGGCTGCTACCGCTTCGGCCGCTACCGCAAGAACGAGACCCCCGACGTCCGCCTGGTGCCGCCCGACGGCGTCGACGTCACCGACGTGGCGCGCATGGCGGAGGCGGCGGCGCTGGCGCGCGACCTCATCAACACGCCCTCCAACGACATGGGCCCGGCCGAGCTTGCCGGCGTCGCCCGCGAGCTGGCCGGCCGGTTTGGTGCGAGCATCAACTGCATCAGCGGCGCCGAGCTCGAACAGGACTTTCCGCTCATTCACGCCGTCGGCATGGCGTCGACACGCCCGCCGCTGCTGATCGACCTGAGCTGGGGCGATCCGGCGCACCCGAAGGTGACCTTGGTCGGCAAGGGCGTCTGCTTCGACACCGGCGGGCTCGACCTCAAGCCGTCGAGCGGCATGCTGATCATGAAGAAGGACATGGGCGGCGCCGCCAACGTGCTGGCGCTGGCGCAGATGGTGATGGACGCCAAGCTCAAGCTGCGGCTGCGCGTGCTGATCCCGGCGGTCGAAAATGCGGTGGCCGGCAATGCGTTCCGCCCGCTCGACATCTTCAGATCGCGCAAGGGCATCACGGTCGAGATCGGCAACACCGACGCCGAGGGCCGGCTGGTGCTCGCCGATGCGCTGGCGCTGGCCGACGAGGAAAAGCCGGAGCTGCTGGTCGATCTGGGCACCCTGACCGGCGCGGCGCGGGTGGCGCTGGGGCCGGATTTACCGCCCTTTTACACCAATGATGAGACGCTTGCCGCCGATGTCGCCGCTCACGCCAAGGCAGAGAATGATCCGTTGTGGCGCATGCCGCTGTGGCCGGCCTACGACACCTGGCTCGACTCCAAGACCGCCGACATCAACAACGCGCCGTCGGGCGGCTTTGCGGGCTCGATCACCTGCGCGCTGTTCCTGCAACGCTTCGTCGAGCATGCCTCGAACTGGCTGCATGTCGATATCTACGGCTGGACGCCGTCGGCAAAGCCCGGTCGGCCCGAAGGCGGCGAATGCCAGGCCGCGCGCGCGATCTACAAACTGTTGAGCCAGCGCTATGCATGATGTCAGACTGACACCGGCCCGCGACGACCTCGCCGCGAAGTATCTCGAAGGCAAGGTCAAGGCCGCGCGCTTCGTCGAGGGCGTGGTATTCGAGGTCGCTGACGCCATCGCGCCGCTGCGCCAGGCGCCGGCCGCCGATGCCGAACAGATGACGCAGGCGCTGAAGGGCGAGCGCGTCACGATCTATGACCGCAACGGCGAAGGCTGGGCCTGGGGCCAGCTGGTCGATGACGGTTATGTCGGCTGGATTCCCGATGCCGCGCTGGTGAAGGCAGGCGCTGCGCCGACGCACAAGGTGACGGCGCTGCGCACGCTCGCCTTCCCCGGACCGTCGATCAAGCTGCCGCCGGTCGAGGCGCTGGCGATGGGAGCGAAGCTGACTGTCCTCCGCGAGAACGGCGCCTTCGCGGTGACCCGCGACGGCTGGCATTTGCCGCGCCTGCATCTCGCCGCGCTCGATGCGATGCAGACCGACTTTGTCGCAGTCGCCGAGCGGTTCGTCGGCACGCCCTATCTGTGGGGCGGCAAATCGAGCCTCGGCATCGATTGCTCCGGCCTGGTGCAGGTTGCGCTGACGGCGTCGGGCACCGGCTGTCCGCGCGACAGCGACATGCAGCAGGAGGGGCTCGGCCGGGAATTGACCGCTGCGGAAGCGAGGCACCTCACGCGCGGTGATTTGATCTTCTGGAAGGGCCATGTCGCGATCGCGCGCGACGCCGACACGATCGTGCACGCGAATGCACATCACATGGCGACGGTGGTCGAGAACGCGCAAGCGGCGATCGCACGGATCAAGGCAGCCGGCAGCGAGGTCGTTGCGATCAAGCGGCTGTAACCGACTTCGTCATTCCGGGGCGACGCGAAGCGTCGAGCCCGGAATCCATTCATCCACGGAGCATGCGGCCCGATGGATTCCGGGTTCTCGCTTCGCGAGCCCCGGAATGACGGGCTTGAGTCACGTCGCCACCGCCTCCTACGCCGTCCGCTTCGAGCGAGAGTCCGTAGGATGGGTGGAGCGCAGCGATACCCGTCAATTTCCATCCGCGCGGGCACGACGATGGGTATCGCTTCGCTCCACCCATCCTACGCGGCTGCCAAAATATCGAAAAACAACCCCATGCAAAGGAGCCGGCGGCGGCCGGCGCTCGACACGCAGCTTGACACGTCGGGCAAATCAGCGGTATTCTTCCATTATTCCGAAGTCGCGCAAGCGGTGTCGCCGCTACTCACGTCGCCACCGCGCCCTCGCCGTCCGTTTCCAGCCGGAATGCGGCGGCGAACAAGGCGCGGGTGTAGTCGCTCTTCGGGTTCTTGAAGAGCTCGACGGCAGGCCCCTCCTCGACCACCTTGCCGGATCTCATCACGATCAGATGGCTCGCCAGCGACGCGACCACACGCAGATCGTGCGAGATGAACATGTAGGTGAGATCGCGCTTGCGCTGCAGGTCGCGCAGCAGGTCGACCATCTGCGCCTGGAACAGCATGTCGAGCGCCGAGGTCGGCTCGTCCAGCACGACGAAGTTCGGCTCCAACACGACCGCGCGTGCGATCGAGATGCGCTGGCGCTGGCCGCCGGAGAATTCATGCGGATAGCGGAAGCGCGACTCCGGATCGAGGCCGACTTCGTTCAGGGCCTTGATCACCCGCGTCTCGCGTTGCTCGCGCGACAGCTGCTTCTGGTGCACCTCGAGCCCCTCGGCGACGATGTCGGCGACCGACATCCGCGGGCTGAGCGAGCCGAACGGATCCTGGAACACGATCTGCATGTCGCGGCGGATCGGCAGCATCTCGCTGAAGCGCAGGCCCTGAATGTCCTTGCCGAGGAATACGATCGGACCGTTAGAGGAGATCAGCCGCAGCAGCGCCAGCCCGAGCGTGGTCTTGCCGGAGCCGGATTCGCCGACCACGCCGAGCGTCTCGCCCTTGCGCACCGCGAGGCTGACGCCGTCGACCGCCTTGATATGGCCGACGGTCGAGCGCAGCAGCCCGCGCTTGATCGGAAACCAGACCTTGAGATCGTCGGCCTTCATCACGACCGGCGCGTCCGGCTGCGGCGGCGCCGGGTCCGGCTTCGGCTCGGCCGCGAGCAGCGCTCGGGTATAGGCATGCTTCGGCGCGGTGAAGACCTGCTCGACCGGCCCCTGCTCGACGATCTTGCCGCTGTTCATCACGCAGACGGTGTCGGCGATGCGGCGGACGATGCCGAGATCGTGGGTGATGAACAACAGGCTCATGCCGAGCCGGGTGCGGATCTCCGCGAGCAGCGTCAGGATCTGCGCCTGCACGGTGACGTCGAGCGCCGTGGTCGGCTCGTCCGCGATCAGGAGGTCCGGCTCGTTGGCGAGCGCCATCGCGATCATCACGCGCTGGCGCTGGCCGCCCGACAATTGATGCGGATAGCTCTTCAGCCGCGTCTCCGGCTCGGGGATGCCGACCTGACCCAGCAGCTCCAGCGTGCGCGCCCGCGCCGCGGAGCCGCCAATGCCCCGGTGCAGCGACAGGATCTCGCCGATCTGGGATTCGATGGTGTGGAGCGGATTGAGCGAGGTCATCGGCTCCTGGAAGATGATCGAGATGTCGTTGCCCCGCACCTCACGCATCTCGCGATCGGACGCGGTCAGGAGATCTCGGCCGCGGAAGCGGATCGCGCCGGACGGATGCGAGGCCGCGGGATAGGGCAACAGCTTCAGGACCGACAGCGCGCTGGCGGATTTTCCCGATCCGGATTCACCGACCAGCGCGACGCACTCGCCGCGCTTGATCGAGAACGAAATGCGGTCCACCGCAAGCGAGCGGCCGAATGCGACCGAGAGGTCGCTGACGTCGAGCAGGGGCTGGTTGGTCGCGTCCATGCGTCAGCCCCTCGAGAACGTCTTGCGCGGATCGAAGGCATCGCGCGCGGCCTCGCCGATGAAGATCAGCAGCGACAGCATGATCGCGACCGCGAAGAATCCGGTGAGGCCGAGCCACGGCGCCTGCACATTGGCCTTGCCCTGCGACAGCAACTCGCCGAGCGACGGCGAGCCGGGCGGCAGGCCGAAGCCGAGGAAATCCAGCGCCGTCAGCGTCATCACCGAGGACGACACGATGAAGGGCAGGAACGTCATGGTCGCCACCATCGCGTTCGGCAGCAGATGGCGCCACATGATCACCTTGTTGGAGACGCCGAGTGCGCGCGCCGCCTGGATGTACTCGAAGTTGCGCCCGCGCAAGAACTCGGCGCGCACCAGCCCGACCAGCGAAACCCAGGAAAACAGCAAGAGGATGCCGAGCAGGATGAAGAAGCCCGGCGGCAGCACCGCCGAGATGATCAGGAGCAGATAGAGCGAGGGGATCGCGGTCCAGATCTCGATCAGCCGCTGGAAGATCAGGTCGGTCCAGCCGCCGAAATAGCCCTGGATGCCGCCGGCGGCGACGCCGATGATCGAGGACAGGATGGTCAAGGTCAGGCCGAACAGCACCGAGATGCGGAAGCCGTAGATCAGCCGCGCCACCACGTCGCGGCCCTGGTCGTCGGTGCCGAGCCAATTGTATTCGAGGTCGCGGCAGCCTTTCAGGCCCTTGCGCTGCACGACGTCCTTGCACTGCGCCTCGGTCAACAGCCAGGTCGGCTTCGACGGCACCGGCGTCGGCGGATCGAGGTTGCGGGTGTCGTAGGAGTAGCGGATCGGCGCCCAGACGATGCTTCCGCCCTTCGCCGCGATCTGCTTCTGCAGATAGGGATCGCGATAGTCGGCCTCGGTCTCGAAATCGCCGCCGAAGGTGGTCTCGGCATAGCTCTTCACCACCGGCCAGTACAGGTGGCCGTCATACCTGACCAGCAGCGGCTTGTCGTTGGCGATGAAGTTGGCGAACAGCGACACCACGAACAGCACGAGGAAGATCCAGAACGACCAGTAGCCGCGGCGGTTCGCCTTGAAGCTCTGCCAGCGCCGCTTGTTCAGCGGCGATGGCGAAAAGCCGTGCCTCGTGGCGGGCACCGCCTCGCCGAGCGGCGATTGCGTCGTGGTTTCGACCGGTTGCTGGGGCGCGAGCACAGTCATCAGACCTCCCGCGCCTCGAAATCGATCCGTGGATCGATCCACATATAGGTGAGATCGGAGACCAGATTGACCACGAGCCCGACCAGCGAAAAGATGAACAGCGTTCCGAACACCACCGGATAATCGCGGTTCAGGATGCTCTCGAAGCCGAGCAGGCCGAGCCCGTCGAGCGAGAAGATGGTCTCGATCAGCAGCGAGCCGGAGAAGAAGGCGTGGATGAACGCGCCCGGGAAGCCGGCGATCACGATCAGCATCGCATTGCGGAAGACGTGGCCGTACAGCACCTGGCGTTCGCTGCAGCCCTTGGCGCGCGCCGTCACCACATACTGTTTGCGGATCTCGTCGAGGAACGAGTTCTTGGTCAGCAGCGTCATGGTGGCGAAGGCCCCGAGCGCCATCGAGATCATCGGCAGCGTCAGGTGCCAGAAATAATCGATGATCTTCCAGTACCAGGGGAATTGCGACCAGCCGTCCGAGGTCAGCCCGCGCAACGGGAAGATGTTGAGGAACGAGCCGCCGGCGAACAGGATGATCAAGAGGATCGCAAACAGGAAGCCGGGAATTGCGAAACCTATGATGACCACCGCCGAGGTCCAGGTGTCGAACCGCGAACCGTCCTGCACTGCCTTGCGGATGCCGAGCGGGATCGAGATCAGGTAGGTCAAGAGCGTCATCCAGAGGCCGAGCGAGATCGAGACCGGCAGCTTCTCCTTGATCAGATGGATCACGCTGTCGCTGCGGAAATAGCTGTTGCCGAAGTCGAAGCGGGCGAAATTCCAGACCATCAGCAGGAAGCGTTCCGGCGCCGGCTTGTCGAAGCCGAACTGCACCTCGAGCTTCTTGATGAAGTCAGGATCGAGCCCCTGCGCGCCGCGGTATTTCGAGTTGACCGCACCGGCCGCTCCGGCGCCGGTCTGGCCACGCTGCGCGCCGAAATCACCACCGCCGCCCGAGACGCGCGAGGTGCCGCCGGTGTCGGCGCCGTTGATCTGCGCGATGACGCGCTCGACCGGCCCGCCCGGCGCGAACTGCACGACGACGAAGGAAACGAAGAGGATGCCGAGCAGGGTCGGCAGCATCAGCAGAATACGGCGGGCGATATAGGCGCTCATCGGCTACTTCGCCTGCTCGAGCTTGGAAGCCTTGGTCGCGTCAATCCACCAATTCTCAGGCGCACCGACGCCTTGGGCATATTTCGCCGGCTTCTCCGGATGCGCATACTGGTCCCAATAGGCGACGCGGTGCTTGTCGGAATACCATTGCGGCACCCAGTAACGGCCGGCGCGGAACACGCGGTCGAAGACGCGGCACGCCACCGTCAGCGCCTGGCGGTTGTCGGCGCCGAGAATCTTCTCGATCAGCGCGTCGATGACGGGGCTGGAAATGCCTGCGAGGTTGTACGATCCCTTGGTCTTGGCCGCATCCGAGGAAAAGAATGCCCGGATACCGTCGCCAGGTGTCGCCGAGAAGTTGAAGCGCTCCATCGTCATGTCGAAATCGAAATCTTCCAGGCGTGCACGATACTGGACGGCGTCGACCAGGCGGAATGTGGCGTCGATCCCGAGCGTGCCGAGGTTCTTCAGATAAGGCCCGTGATGCGGCTGCAACGACGGCTCGTCGACCAGGAATTCGATCGTGAAGGGTTCGCCGTTCGGCAGCACGCGCTTGCCGTCCTTGACGGCATAGCCGGCGTCGTTGAGCAGTTGCACGGCCTTGCGTAACTGGGTGCGATCCTGCCCCGATCCGTCGGTGACCGGCGGCAAGAACGGCACGCCGAACACTTCGTCCGGCACCTGGCCGCGAAACGGCTCGAGCAGTGCGAGTTCTTCCGGCGACGGCGGCCCGCTCGCCATCAGGTCCGAGTTCTGGAACGGCGACACCGTGCGGGCATAGGTGCCGTACATGATGGTCTTGTTGGTCCATTCGAAATCGAAGGCGTTGGTCAGCGCCTCGCGCACGCGCGGATCCCTGAACTTGTCGCGGCGCATGTTGATGAACCAGCCCTGCGCGCCGGACGGCGTGTCGTCGGGCAGGACCTCGCGCTTGACACGGCCGTCCTTGGCGGCCGGGAAGTCATAGCGCGTCGCCCAGATGCGCGCGGTCAATTCTTCGCGGAACAGATAGTTCTTGCCGGTGAAGCCTTCGAAGGCGACGTCGCGATCGCGGTAGAATTCGTAGCGCACCGTATCGAAATTGTAGCTGCCGCGATTGACCGGAAGATCGGCGGCCCACCAGTCCTTGACCCGGTCGTATTCGATGTAGCGGTTGGCCTCGAACCTGCCGACCTTGTACGGCCCCGAGCCGAGCGGCGTTTCCAATGTCGACTCCTCGAACGGCTGCGTCGCGTAATAGGCTTTCGAGAAGATCGGCAGGCTCGCGACATAGAGCGGCACGTCGCGGGCGCGCCCCTGCGCGAAGGTCACGACGACGGTCGCGTCGTCGGGCGCCTCGGCCTTGACGAAATCGCGCAGCTGCACCTGGATCAGCGGATGGCCCTTTGCCTTCAGCGTATTGAAC from Bradyrhizobium genosp. L includes:
- a CDS encoding ABC transporter ATP-binding protein translates to MDATNQPLLDVSDLSVAFGRSLAVDRISFSIKRGECVALVGESGSGKSASALSVLKLLPYPAASHPSGAIRFRGRDLLTASDREMREVRGNDISIIFQEPMTSLNPLHTIESQIGEILSLHRGIGGSAARARTLELLGQVGIPEPETRLKSYPHQLSGGQRQRVMIAMALANEPDLLIADEPTTALDVTVQAQILTLLAEIRTRLGMSLLFITHDLGIVRRIADTVCVMNSGKIVEQGPVEQVFTAPKHAYTRALLAAEPKPDPAPPQPDAPVVMKADDLKVWFPIKRGLLRSTVGHIKAVDGVSLAVRKGETLGVVGESGSGKTTLGLALLRLISSNGPIVFLGKDIQGLRFSEMLPIRRDMQIVFQDPFGSLSPRMSVADIVAEGLEVHQKQLSREQRETRVIKALNEVGLDPESRFRYPHEFSGGQRQRISIARAVVLEPNFVVLDEPTSALDMLFQAQMVDLLRDLQRKRDLTYMFISHDLRVVASLASHLIVMRSGKVVEEGPAVELFKNPKSDYTRALFAAAFRLETDGEGAVAT
- a CDS encoding ABC transporter permease, whose protein sequence is MTVLAPQQPVETTTQSPLGEAVPATRHGFSPSPLNKRRWQSFKANRRGYWSFWIFLVLFVVSLFANFIANDKPLLVRYDGHLYWPVVKSYAETTFGGDFETEADYRDPYLQKQIAAKGGSIVWAPIRYSYDTRNLDPPTPVPSKPTWLLTEAQCKDVVQRKGLKGCRDLEYNWLGTDDQGRDVVARLIYGFRISVLFGLTLTILSSIIGVAAGGIQGYFGGWTDLIFQRLIEIWTAIPSLYLLLIISAVLPPGFFILLGILLLFSWVSLVGLVRAEFLRGRNFEYIQAARALGVSNKVIMWRHLLPNAMVATMTFLPFIVSSSVMTLTALDFLGFGLPPGSPSLGELLSQGKANVQAPWLGLTGFFAVAIMLSLLIFIGEAARDAFDPRKTFSRG
- a CDS encoding microcin C ABC transporter permease YejB, encoding MSAYIARRILLMLPTLLGILFVSFVVVQFAPGGPVERVIAQINGADTGGTSRVSGGGGDFGAQRGQTGAGAAGAVNSKYRGAQGLDPDFIKKLEVQFGFDKPAPERFLLMVWNFARFDFGNSYFRSDSVIHLIKEKLPVSISLGLWMTLLTYLISIPLGIRKAVQDGSRFDTWTSAVVIIGFAIPGFLFAILLIILFAGGSFLNIFPLRGLTSDGWSQFPWYWKIIDYFWHLTLPMISMALGAFATMTLLTKNSFLDEIRKQYVVTARAKGCSERQVLYGHVFRNAMLIVIAGFPGAFIHAFFSGSLLIETIFSLDGLGLLGFESILNRDYPVVFGTLFIFSLVGLVVNLVSDLTYMWIDPRIDFEAREV
- a CDS encoding extracellular solute-binding protein; this translates as MAHFTRRHALGLGIGALSAAGFRAVPAAAEADAEMHGISVFGDLKYPADFQQFDYVNAKAPKGGAFSLIPSVRAYNQSYFTFSSLNAYILKGEGAQGMDMTFATLMSRANDEPDAMYGFAAKSVQISPDKLSYRFTMRPEARFHDGTKLTAQDVAFSFNTLKAKGHPLIQVQLRDFVKAEAPDDATVVVTFAQGRARDVPLYVASLPIFSKAYYATQPFEESTLETPLGSGPYKVGRFEANRYIEYDRVKDWWAADLPVNRGSYNFDTVRYEFYRDRDVAFEGFTGKNYLFREELTARIWATRYDFPAAKDGRVKREVLPDDTPSGAQGWFINMRRDKFRDPRVREALTNAFDFEWTNKTIMYGTYARTVSPFQNSDLMASGPPSPEELALLEPFRGQVPDEVFGVPFLPPVTDGSGQDRTQLRKAVQLLNDAGYAVKDGKRVLPNGEPFTIEFLVDEPSLQPHHGPYLKNLGTLGIDATFRLVDAVQYRARLEDFDFDMTMERFNFSATPGDGIRAFFSSDAAKTKGSYNLAGISSPVIDALIEKILGADNRQALTVACRVFDRVFRAGRYWVPQWYSDKHRVAYWDQYAHPEKPAKYAQGVGAPENWWIDATKASKLEQAK